TGTCCCAATACAAGTACTTCAAGAATCTTTCTCCAGTCCCAAGACATCTGCAGTTAAAACCAAGATGGTTAGACTGGTTTACCAATCAAGCGCAACAGTATACTGTCGACCTACGTCAATCTACACACACAGACATTGATATTAAACGGAGGCACATTAACAAATGCAATAAACAAGAGATGCAGAAATCACCTTCACAAGTACACTAATAGCAAAGAGTCCAAACACTGCACCAGATGCACCAACAGAAACAGCATTTCTTGGAAGAATTAACCATGAGACAAGGTTAGCTCCAGCCCCAGTTAATATATAAGAAAGCCACAATCCAAAGTTTCCTTCCTCCTCTTCAACGAGTTTTCCTGGAAGCTTAAAGTAGGTTAACGTCTATGATTATCATCTGCTATCAAGTAGACAATTTATCCTAAAGTATAACAAGAAACAGAAGTCTTaccaaaaatatacaaaaagaaaaggttGCTTGAGAGGTGGTTCCTGTTTAGTAAAATGCagatgaaaaacaaaacaattagaCAGAAGTAATAAACAAAACAAGAGAGAAAGCAACTGATAATTCTGCTGGACTATGGTTATTTTACTTTTCCATTTCTAGTATTTGTAAGAACAATTTAAAAACTCTACATTCTCACCAGTTAAAATGACAGAATGTTGCAGTCACAAACTGGTACCAAGCAGGCCGATTGTGGTATAAGTATAATGCTCTTACTGCCCGAACCTGATATAATCACTTTTTCTATTAGATCCTTTTATTCCAGCAGACAAGAGTAACATTATCTTCACAGAATCCAGGTGGATAACACCCTTCAGAAGGCTGAGTGCCACTATACATGTTCAATTGCTGATCTCTCATCATGCCACCCATCATGTTCAATGGAACTCACCAGCCCTGGTCCAACTTACCAGGGTTGGGTGCATGTTCAATAGCAAACTGAATAAAACGAATCATAAATATTCGTTGTGCAAGTTTTCTTAACACCATCGAATTAAATATATTCAACGAAAGCTGCAATAAAGGGGGAAAAGCAATTTCCAAACCTGGAAGACATGATCTGCTACATATATTCCCAGGTTAAGAAGTAGAATCCAGAAAATCCCATTGACACGCTTGTCTGGCTTCTTCCTTTCAGGCTTCAGAATCTCCAGCTGTGAGGTCATATCTAATAAAGGTGTCATTTAACAGCTTAATATGTTACCTTAGCCATATTCATCAGACatgttaaattaaaaatagcAACTCAATTGAACACGGAGAATGCACGAGCAACCAATCCTAGATAAACTCATGCCACATATGACACAGAAGGAAATAGATTCATGTTTGAACTGTAGAGGAAAATATCTTAATTGCCTTTGTAACTCCACAAACCTCTTCTCTCCACTCCAAATATCTTAATTGGTTCATACATAGATGTGGAGGCACAAAAGACGCCCAAAGAATTCAAGCTTTACTTATCCATTCAACCGACACCAGTACTCTCTTTGTGCCCCAAAAATCTCTTAAAGCTCGAAGTTGTGACTATGGGTGTGTTCGGCATGGAGAAAATGTTTTGCTATTTTTTCATGTTCGGTTAGTAAAAaattttggaaaacattttctctaCGAAAATGACTTCCCTAATAGATGGAAAACAAGTTACACAAGTGACATTCCACATTGATGGTGTCCTCTCCACCTTCCAACACACCTCATTTTCACCCCCACCTCGCCAaatccaaaatccctcattgtTGTTTATATCTAATAGCCCCTTGTATTTTTTACAGGACCTGGAATCATTAGCCACTTCTTTCAAAACTCTTAAGGGGAATGTAGGAAAAAgatacacaacaacaacaacaacaaacatacCCAGTAAAAAAGAtgcaattttttctttattttaggtTTCAAAAGACAGCAAGTGTCCACAAAAATCGAGAGATAATTGCAATTCCTGTCTTAAGTTGACTAACAATCAGTATAATTCGACAGATAAATAAACCCATTTTTTACTGAGTGGGGTTTGAGATTCTCCCACTAATCATTAACTTAATAAATGATACAAAAAAGGAAGATAGAGGTGTTACCGGAATCATTGAATTTACAGAGAAGACGAGTTGAGGAGATTGGAACAATAGGTGAAGTTTTGAGTTTAAGGGGAAGGGTTGGAAGAGGGATTAATGGAGGTGTAGATAGCGGCATCGCCATGGGCATGAAAACATTGTGTTTAAGGCCCAGATGGTGCTGATACTGATACTGAAGCTGAAGCTGTTTCATCACCGGAAAATCAAGAATGTAAGAGGCAGCTTATCGGTTTTTCATATCTCCTCCATTTACACGCCTGTCGTGGTCTGAATTTTCacctttatcttcttcttttttaaattgtattcggtatttattttgaaattcaatttagGCTGAGAAGTTTCATATTAAGGATAAAATCCTCTAACAAATTCGACTATTTATCTAAGaaactcaaattcaaaactCGACACTCTAGCACAATCATTTTGATTTTAACTTGCAAATTCTTAAATATTCATGTTTTTACttcacaaaataatattattataaatattaaatataagaaaattgaataataacacatacttaacaaatatgaaagaaaaaaaaaatctatttagaGAATTTTTTCATTCTCAAACCCAAATGATAATTATTGATGAACCTCTGGTAATTCTTTTTACCTTCAGCTCTcttatttaaatcatttttctttcattctatagttttttttaaaaaaaaaaaaaagtcttgtAGATAAATGAGAAAAGGGTATTTTAATCGTTTTGCAGGAAATTAAGGAAATCAGAcatcaaattatttcttttaaaaaataaaatacagtGTAAATGATAAAAGTATGCATACATTTAGGGTGGAAATTGTaaattactctcttttttttagtatgaatggttttattcatatatgaaaaaaatgttaatgTGAACTTAGACGTTTGatcataaattataaatatttttcaactataTGTTAGGCCAGAGCAGGTATATGTTACCAGACCGCTTTAGGGATTATTTTAAAACGTATTcagaattttcaaaatatttgaaatttggccaaaaaataacaaattacatACGCTCCACCTCTTTAGGTTTGCTTAGTTCCTATAGGTGGGTTACTCTAGTGCAAGGTGAAGTGCACAACATGTCCCTTTCGagattactatttatattttgtctctttaaggaaaaaaataattaaatataactCATTCGCTATAGCGTCACAAAAAACGAAACATTTATTCTATCATTTTcagataattttaaattaagtaaTCTAAGATTTTTCTCGTTACATTTTTACTAAGATCTAAAGTACTTCTAAACTTCTTCCAAATTTGAGTGAAACATTTTATATAAGTACTTTAGACCAAATAGTATAAAGTTTGTTCATAAAACTTTTATAGTTGTTCGATAATTTAGACAAAGTATCGTGAAGTTTGATCATAATTTTTCTTGTCAATTTATACAAAGTATTCTAAAGtttgacaataatttttttgtagtttctCTACCCCTTTAACCATCATATCTAGAATTTCTAGTGAACTTGAATGAAGCTTGCTTGCTTGCATGAAGCGAGAAGTTATAATTGCAAACttaaaaaggaacaaatatAAATGATGACTTAAAATTAGAAGACACacttgatgaaattttttgagcAAGTACAAGACTTTACCAAGCCCAAACACTTAAATTTctgtataacttacataaagtTCTAAGACTTAAATTGCATTatatctctatttttttctattttataaaaatccCCTAAAATATCAATCATCCGGATACATAATTGGTTGTACGGATACATTATTGATTGTCCGGATACATTAATGTTGCCCTACAATAAGTGTCAATCTGTTGCGCTAAAACAGgaaataaatctgaaaatctaattaaatcTCATAAACTACGCTTACGTTTCTTTTTACTATCAATTAGACAgatttaatatatgtattaatgtGCTTCATATTTATTGTATCAGATATATAGTTGCAACAAACTTTTGATAATAACATTTTTGTATCACTATTTATGAATTCGATACATACTTGTGTGGCACTTTAATGTATCATATATATACAAGTTAATAAGTATCATATGCATTATTGTGTGTCAAGATCGCTATTATGTAGTCATGACACACTGTTATGTATCAATTTGTTAATCACTTTATTAGATGTCTATCTATAATAGAAAAAGACAGTATCAACGGATTCATATACAAATTTTTTTACCACACATATTTAGCTATGAAAATAGGAAGGTTTATGTATCACGCATATGATTTGGTAGTGTGTACGGATACACATCCTTCTAAATTTGAATAAGGTAGAAGATACATAGTCACACCTAGATACATgataaatgatacatttggtAGAAGTTTTGTGTCAAGTATCAAAACTAATTAAAGTtatgtatcaaaactaatatttgaacatgataatATATTGtgcatgataaaattgtaatgtatcttactgtTGAAACAAagacattatacattaattaagaaacaaaattaaCTTAATACAATAAAAATCTAGTTAATGTATCCCAAATTATAGTCGGAAGATAATTTAGTAATTTGAAAATGATGCATTGTACATGAtgaaattgtaatgtatcataatgtTGAAATGAAAGcgttatacattaatttaagaaacaaaaacaactggatacattaaaaaattgaacccatatatatcaaaaaaagatgaacaagaaaaaatcgggaaaaaaaatcaacaatctgATCTGTTTCGACTTCTCCTTCTCAACATTCACTTTAGAAGACGAATGTACATCCACTTTTTTCTACATTCACTTTAAAAGACGAATGTACATCCTTCTTCCCCTTCTTCTTCTCAATATTCTCTCTTGTATCCTTTTTTCACTGTTAATAATGACGTCACCCATGGATCTCGATCCGAAGTTCTTACCAAAGCCCACCAATAGATCGACTTTTTTCGCTTTTTGAGCCTTTTTTCCACCGTCGATTTAGAAGTTGAAGATGCTTCCTTCTTCAAGTAATTGAGTAAGCCCAATTTTGAAATATAGACTTTTATCCATATGTACAGCaattttttaagatgaaaaactaaaaaaaaaaaatgaaaactaaaGTTGTGGAAAGAGATCTACCTCTTGAATAACTAAAAATCATTAGAAAatagatttgaaattcaaaaatgaattaatggGGTAATTGTGAAAAAAATTTGTGGCGTGAAAAGGGGAGCAAAAAATCGTGGGAATCAAaagttggagaagaagaaaaggatgGGAGAGATTTATGGAGTGGAATCAGAAAGTGATAAACATGGGTTTGGGGAGTGGGAGGGAGTGGAAGTTATTATCCGGTAGTTTTGTGTTACACTCAAAAATAAgggatttgaaattttttagaaATGGTAGGGAATAATGGAAATTATGGGGAAAAAAAGGgtgtatataagtaatttttcctcAATTTCTAGCGAAAGTACACAAATAATCCGTTTAAGGGGGGGAtcattttaaacatatataattgatttttaaaattattaaagtttAGTAACTCTATAATAGGTTATTGTTactaaaaaaatcctaaattaaatacaaataaacctTAAGAACACATAGAGAAAGAAACATAGACCGACTAAATTTACCAAGGAAGAAAGAGagactaaaaaaaagaaagacttaTCTAAAGCATGTCTTACGTATAAGtaatttgaataattaatttggAGACAAACAGTTAAGCCTCAACAATTATGAATTCAATCAATTAATAATCATCCAAATAGTTTGATGTTGTTTTACTTTCATTGTGGTATTATCTGTATTAATTGTAAAGTCTTGTGGTATCGAATCGATCTGCCGGATAGTGAATCACTGGTCAAAGAGCGACCACCAAATATAATGATTTAGTGGGATCTATAAATTTTGAAGATGGTGAATTGGTTCTTCTTCTTTCCCAAAGATTCAAACAAAATCGAGTTTGGATGTAACTAAACAAGACTTGACATATGAATACAAAGGTTAAAGGCTTAATTAAAGGTTACTTAGTAGCCATTTCAAGTTTCATTACTTTTCTTCCATTCCATGGTAGAAGGAAAATGATATTGAAGAATCGATTCATCATTTAGATATTTAACCCTAAAAGACAAATATTGTGATGTTCTAACAAATAGTATATCAAACAGTTGATGAGAGAAATTCCCTAAATAAACCAAAGAGAATACTTACTTTTATAATTGTCTAACACTCTGTTTGaatcattgttacccattgtattgtattgtatcgttactatacctacaatgtttgttttgattgttacttaaaatgtattgtattgtattgttaaatttcgttgttacgtaacaatgaaaacCCTTATTTTATGGAACAACATATTTGGTGTGTTctcattgttacttaatttcttttttcaattatatctttacataatatttcaaaatactattttaccctttaccttatattatttaattctagacaaacctcctaccctagaataattaaggatattttagtaaatttataaattataatacagtacgatacaatcaaaccaaacaattaaaatattattaaacaacaataaataacaCAGTCTAGTCAAATATTGTATCTAACCTACAGTACAGTTCAATAGagtataatacaatacaatatattatgaaacaatgggtaacaatgatccatGAGTGTAAGGGGACCCTTTTTTTGAACTTTCTCATTATGGGTGGCAAAATGGTCAACAAAGTAGGAATTGTTAGTCAACTCTATACCTACTTTTAAGATCTTGAAATAAATTACTTATTATAGAATGTGTTGTTTTTGCCACCTATTGTTATTGTGCaagttttaagaaattaaatcgTTTGTTAGGAAAAGAGTTGAGCCATTTCAATGCATTGTCAAGAAAAGGTCGGTTAACGCTCATTTGAATCAATTTTTAGTTTGACTTTGTTAGCCAATTACAGATTTTTCACCTAACACTTTCTAATCCCTGCATGGGTGTATACAGTACAATAGCCAAGAGATAGACACCTGTTAAATTAAACTATAAAGTTAATCGTTAACACTTTCGATctagaaaaatactataaaaagtgAAAACGGGATGGTGGGGATGGGGGCGGCCGCGGTATACATGAGGTGAAGTGAAATGAGGTGCATTAGAGGGTGGGGATAGAtacaataaatgaaaaatgcaattcaCAGAActtgttttttctatttctacctAAGAAGTCAGTTTCATTATTATTAAGAAActtgttttttcttaaagaaaatgttTTGCAAATTTCTTTTGATCAATTGAACATGAAAAAAATGGCTTCAGTGGCTTAGCTAAGGATCATGAAATGTACTTCAGTGGcttttttaaaagctttatgGATCGTTTGGGGATTAATTAAAGTTATGTAAGTATTAATAATGTAGGAATTAACTAGATAAGGTTTAATTATTCTATTTGTTACTCTGTATAAACTCATAATTTAAACATGTTTTAATTATACGTGGGATGATAAATTAATAAGCATATGCTAAATTTTATACATAGCAACTGAAATATTAATTATGCTAatttaaatacataaataatttatgacttCCTAGCTAACGAGCAATCAAAACGATCCTCCTTAAGTACgtaatgaaattttttaaagcaTGTGGTCTAAATAAGTATTGGATCTATGGCTATAAATGATACTCattaaaagtaaaatgaaaattttaaagctaaatttgttggttatttttttatactaGTAGTCGTAGTACTATTACTCTTGTAATTTGAATATCGTGtcactatttaatttttttttactttgagaatcgtattattttcttatagttatatatatatatatatatatatatatatttagtatatgATCTATTATACTtccattaatatttttcttagacttctttactttcattttttttttcctgttttgTAACACTTTTACTTGAACCAAATTAATTAAAGGTTATCGGAAATAACTTTTGTATCTCTTTAAGGTAGGGGTAAAAGGTCTGCATACACATTAATTTTTTCAGACTTTccttgtgagattacactgaATTGTTATTGTAGATCGTCactaaaatagaaaaacaatattattttttctcgaATATACATACTAAAAAGTAAAGTATGTCACGGAAGAACAATACATTATCATAAGAAGACAAATGAAATTATCTTATGTAAGTAATAAAAGAGTACTTGCaccgaactttggaaaggactTTTTAcctctgcactatttaatagtgtattttaaaggtatatatgtgtccacgtggacatcataaatatagcattattataaatagtaatgtgtccacgtgggcacatataaacctttaaaatacactattaaatagtgcaggggtaaaaggtcattcataaagtttgatattgtaacagcaatttcggtcaaaattagagtattttttaaacaattttcccAATAAAAAGTGGATAACCCTTTTTGGACTTGTACTTAAAATAAAATGgggaaaaaataatatgatatcaTAAGATAAGACAaatgaaattttcttttaaagtgATAAAGAGTTCTTACTCCTATAAATACCCTTTCTAACTAGCCACTATTATCATCACAAACCAACTTTTTGGCTCATCTTTGAGAATTCAACACCAAAATCATATTCATTCTTCATGGAATACTCAACAAGTAGTCTCATCAACTCATTTCAACCCAAAGAAAAACACACAACATTATTCAACCACCAAATCTCAGCCAGAATCCGTGTAGCCACAGAACTAGACATACCTAATCTTCACAAACTTGTAACACAAATGGCAGAATACCATGGCCTATCACAAATATTCACTACCACAGAAACATCACTTTACAACAATTTATTCAAATCACCAAATCCACCTTTTCATTCTCCAACAGCCCTCATCTTAGAAATTTCTCCCAACCCTTTCCCTCAAACAAACCATACTACTACTACGAATTTTGTCCCTATTATCAAGAACAATTacaattttgataatttagaaATCCTGGACCACGAACTCGAGACCTATAGGTCCAAATTTAATGGTCATGGTCATGATAATAGTAATAATTGTAACGTTTATGTAGCGGGGCATGTACTTGTTTATCCTAGCTATAATGGTTTTTTTGAGAAACCTGGATTATTTTTAGACCAAATGTTTGTGAGGAAGTGTTATAGAGGGATGAAGTTTGGGAAATTGTTGTTTTCTGTTGTTGCAATGCAAGCTGAGAAAATGGGAATGGGGATGGTTGATTGGCTTGTGGCTGATTGGAATGAAGAAACTATTAATTTCTATGAGAAAATGGGAGCTCATTATATTCCTGAATATAGGCTTTGTAAATTGTATGGTGATCAACTTCAAGCATTTGGTAGGAAATCTGATTGATGAGTCGAGGGTatattgaaaatagtttttctacCATCACAAAATATAGGGATAAGATTTGCATGCTTATTATCCTCTTAGATGGAATGACATTGtctatgttattgttattgttattgatgTAGGTTTTTAAGCACACCGTGCCTTGTATTTCGTATGTACTTAATTAGCTCATGTTTCTACGATCTTAATTTGTATTGTGTTTATTGGAAATATTATAGTGATGTTACATGATTGACTTCTAGGGAAAAATCTAGTGACACAAATCAGGGTTATGTTGTTTTGTTAGGAATGTGTCTCAACTGCATATCTATTTTTTaacgaaaatgaaaaaaaaaattatactccctctatttcaataTACTTGTGGTGTTTTTTATTTACACATACTTCGAGAAAATACTAATTAGAATTAATGTTtgactaaatatatatatagagagagagagacaaaTATAG
This genomic stretch from Solanum stenotomum isolate F172 chromosome 10, ASM1918654v1, whole genome shotgun sequence harbors:
- the LOC125842496 gene encoding rhomboid-like protein 11, chloroplastic, whose product is MKQLQLQYQYQHHLGLKHNVFMPMAMPLSTPPLIPLPTLPLKLKTSPIVPISSTRLLCKFNDSDMTSQLEILKPERKKPDKRVNGIFWILLLNLGIYVADHVFQVRAVRALYLYHNRPAWYQFVTATFCHFNWNHLSSNLFFLYIFGKLVEEEEGNFGLWLSYILTGAGANLVSWLILPRNAVSVGASGAVFGLFAISVLVKMSWDWRKILEVLVLGQFVIERVMEAAQASTGLAGGIHGGSALQSVNHIAHLSGALIGVALIWMLSGISSEPDAQNNKK
- the LOC125843017 gene encoding L-ornithine N5-acetyltransferase NATA1-like yields the protein MAEYHGLSQIFTTTETSLYNNLFKSPNPPFHSPTALILEISPNPFPQTNHTTTTNFVPIIKNNYNFDNLEILDHELETYRSKFNGHGHDNSNNCNVYVAGHVLVYPSYNGFFEKPGLFLDQMFVRKCYRGMKFGKLLFSVVAMQAEKMGMGMVDWLVADWNEETINFYEKMGAHYIPEYRLCKLYGDQLQAFGRKSD